The DNA segment ATCATCATCCTCTTCATCTGAGCTAAAAATGCTCTTTATTCTATGGGTAACACCAACCACTTTATCATTACAAGACACAACGACGTTTTCATCAGTTACATTAGTATCACACTTTTTAAAGCATTCCTCATTTGGTTTCCTATCACCACTCAATAAATCGCTTCCTACAATAGTATTCCTATCATTTTTAAGCCCCTGCccatttttttgacatattattttctGCTTTTCTATATTAAGAGGATTAgattttactttgaaaatagatttatgaGTGTCCTTTGACTTGGAGGAGGAAGAAGAGAATTGTTCCCCTTTTCGGCCTCGTATCTCTGCACATAGAGCATCCATCAAATTTGAGGAAGGAACATCCTCAATAAGACTAGATGTCGGAACATCCTCCTCCTTTGTCGATGTAATTTCCTCATCCTTAGAAGAAGAAAAGGCAGAGGTTGTAGATGATGAACCGTGAGATAAGCTTTCATGAGtctcatcattttttattaacttcgAAGATGTTATTACTAATGGTGGGAGAGGAGGAGGTGGTGGTGGAGCCGGAGGGGATGGCGGAGCTAGAGGGGGTGCCAGGGTTTGTTTCGCTGATATTGAGTTCTGTTCCTCTATTGCTCCGTTAACGACATTCTCTTTTAAGCCGATATCATCATTTTCCTATgacatatgaaaaatataaatttgtgttgtttttttttgttaaacatgagtaggtattataattatatagtacCTTAAACTCCTTTGACCCAATGATAAAGGGTAATTTTCGATGTGAATATTTGCCTAGGGAAGGAACTAATGAGATCGGATTTTCTGATGAgaactaaaaaataactaaattaacaCATAGATTCGatggataaattataaaagcaaGGGAATACCTGCTGATATTGATTCTCGTTTATAAACTTCATAGTACAACTCAGAACATGATTGGGATCTACGACAGAGGATGAATCATCCGTTAGAGAGATTTGTCCAATGGAGTAGACATTTGGATCATAGATTGGATCATCTTCTTCATCTACTTGACTTTCGATGAATTGATTATTCGAAGCCAAATAGAGATCATTGATAGCGTTATCTGCAATGCGTTCGATTAATACATGAAAAATAGTATAAAGAAGCAAGAATAATACTGAGTCTGGATTGAGCGGACTGAGTGGACTGGAGTAGAGATTCGATGTCATTTGATATTTCTTTGGAGCGGGCG comes from the Lepeophtheirus salmonis chromosome 4, UVic_Lsal_1.4, whole genome shotgun sequence genome and includes:
- the LOC121116925 gene encoding uncharacterized protein, which produces MNMMSSIKEEDERLFIEKAAAWDSDGAKLIFRLMKQTGDSIIARSKEISNDIESLLQSTQSAQSRLNNAINDLYLASNNQFIESQVDEEDDPIYDPNVYSIGQISLTDDSSSVVDPNHVLSCTMKFINENQYQQFSSENPISLVPSLGKYSHRKLPFIIGSKEFKENDDIGLKENVVNGAIEEQNSISAKQTLAPPLAPPSPPAPPPPPPLPPLVITSSKLIKNDETHESLSHGSSSTTSAFSSSKDEEITSTKEEDVPTSSLIEDVPSSNLMDALCAEIRGRKGEQFSSSSSKSKDTHKSIFKVKSNPLNIEKQKIICQKNGQGLKNDRNTIVGSDLLSGDRKPNEECFKKCDTNVTDENVVVSCNDKVVGVTHRIKSIFSSDEEDDDLFSSKGLASMNNNNINTQSSSSSRNTKVDCYKPKPNNLNSLFREELLSKVNKQSESNEQVKGEKIKNMESQSSAITRIDDISDDRGDSLLKSSINSKSRSIFDDETDDEDDLFSKAKSFSKLSSQNYKRRSSTPKELTQNTLTTSINNNIKSQSITAKNLFDNCDDDSLFKPKMKSNSLTPKSNINQKEVEVNHSQSNDSSSQEPKKITNCT